The following are encoded in a window of Castanea sativa cultivar Marrone di Chiusa Pesio chromosome 5, ASM4071231v1 genomic DNA:
- the LOC142634208 gene encoding uncharacterized protein LOC142634208 has product MAETTPSRTISLISILFLLLTTAPEPTRSLSLSLSFSFVQYRTVVSLSHSLMTRVANLRASRGDVSGSRRAHLIAEKLEPGLGLGFFGHTWSLGWDYLKNYAWRDLNSAELYGVVSDVNELLKSVGELTRANSDAERSTWVGRNYQNVLGVSTSLFKKLLKVFTKSGALRKAVKVVEREVVQGDLLRDCLELGSDDLKGLLQILKDLASSANANTNTNANDWSDL; this is encoded by the exons ATGGCCGAAACGACACCGTCACGCACAATCTCCCTCATCTCCATCCTCTTCCTCCTGCTCACCACCGCACCAGAACCCACCCGTTCCTTGTCCTTGTCCTTGTCCTTCTCCTTCGTCCAGTACCGAACCGTCGTCTCGCTCTCCCACTCGCTCATGACGCGCGTGGCCAACCTCCGCGCCTCCAGGGGCGACGTCTCGGGCTCGCGCCGGGCCCATCTCATCGCCGAGAAGCTCGAGCCTGGGCTGGGCCTCGGCTTCTTCGGGCACACCTGGTCATTGGGCTGGGACTACCTCAAGAACTACGCGTGGAGGGATCTAAACTCCGCTGAGCTGTACGGCGTCGTTTCGGACGTGAACGAGTTGCTTAAATCTGTAGGTGAGTTGACCCGCGCGAACTCGGACGCCGAGAGATCAACCTGGGTGGGGCGGAATTACCAAAATGTCCTCGGCGTCTCTACCTCGCTTTTCAAAAAGCTTCTCAAAGTGTTTACTAAATCG GGTGCGTTGAGGAAAGCGGTGAAGGTGGTGGAGAGAGAAGTGGTGCAGGGAGATTTACTGAGGGACTGTCTTGAATTGGGGAGCGATGACTTGAAAGGTTTGCTTCAAATTCTCAAAGACTTGGCTTCCTCCGCTAATGCTAATACTAACACTAATGCTAATGATTGGAGTGATCTATGA